The genomic region GCCGTCGACGTCGACCGCGTTGCGCCAGGAGGCGCTCTCGCGGAACACCGACACGCTGCGGCTGTCGCTGAACGACGCCTTCGACGGCTGGAACATCGCGTTCGCGGCCACGAAACCGCGCGACTGCGGCGCGCGGATGGCCGCCTGCCGCCTGGCCGGCGCGCGCTGCCTGGTCCCGGGCGGAGGTGGCGGCACGGCCTGCTGGGGCGCCGCGGCGGCCGGCGCCTGGATCGTGAGGCGCGGCGGGGTCTTCGTGGCGGCGTCGGCGGCGGCCAGCGCGGGCGTCCCGCCGGCGAACACGACGGAGGCGAGAACGAGGGCGGACGTGATGGCGCGCATGGGTGCTCTCCTCACTGCACGCCGACGGCGGTCCACGCGTCGGTCACGGCCCGTTCCACCGACGCCGTGGACGGATAGAGGTCGCGCGCCGACTGGATGGTGGCGGCCCGGGCCTGCGAGAAGGTGGCGCGGACGGGCAGCATCTGTGTGAACGCGCGGAAGAACACCCGCTCGATCTGCTCGCGGTTGGCGGCGCCCACGCCGGTCACCGACAGGCCCGAGACGCGGTTGGCGCCGCCTTCGATGGCCAGGTAGAACGCGTGGTTCGGGATGCCGGAGTTGACGTGCACGCCGCCGTTGTCCAGCGGCCCCGCGTAGCGCAGGGAATAGTGATCGGGATCGCCGAACTGCGTGGGCGACTGGATGGACCGGAGGCCCGACCGCGCACCGGGTCGCAGGGCCTTGAAGGCGTCCTCGGCGATCAGGTAGTCGGCCTGCATCAGGTTCGCTCCGCGCGGCTGGAAGTAGAACTCGGCCGCCACGCCCATCATGTCGGAGAAGGACTCGTTGAGGGCGCCCGACTCCCCCTGATACTCGAGTCCGGAGGTGTAGTCGGTGACGCCGTGCGTGAGCTCGTGCGCCACCACGTCGAGGGCGCCGGCGAGCGGCCCCACGGTCTGGCCGGTCGCGGTCAGGAAGAAGTTGGAGGGGATGCCGTTCCCGAACACCATCATGCCGTGGCCGCCGGGGCCGAAGGGCGGCCCGAGCCAGAACGCGTTCACGCACAGAATCCCGAACTCGTTGGCCGGCAGGGGGGTCACGCACTGCTGCGGCGAGTAGACGTTGACGGTGCCGAACATCGGCGCGTCGCCGTTGTCGAGGCCGCGCGCGCCCAGCCGCTTGAAGATGAAGTCGTAGGTCCACCCGAGGTACACGTGCGCGTCGACCGCCACCGGGTCGGTCCAGACGTTGTCGGAGTCACTGGCCAGGTCTGACTGCACGACCGGATCGCCGTCGGCGACCTCGTCGAGCCGCGCGCGATTCGAGCGGAAGTCGATCGTCCAGAGCTGCGGCGGCCTGAGCAGGTCCTCGGCGTAGTAAGCGCCGCCGACCAGCCGGCTCGCCACCTTCTTGCGGTCGCCCAGCACCCCCAGGCCTTCGCCCACCGCCCCCTGATCCTTCACGAGCGGCAGCGATCGCCGCTCGGCGCCCGTGGCCGCGTCGATGTAGACCGTGCGCGCGTCGAACGCCGACCGGCGCGCGTGCACCTCGTAGGCCAGGGCCACCGAGCCGTCCTCGAGGCCGAGGAATACCAGCACCGGGTCGCCGAGCAGCGACTCCCCGCCGTCCCGGATCTGCGTCGCCACGGCGTCGCGGCTCCTGGCCGCCCGCGCCGAGGTGACGCCGGCGGTGTCGTACACCTGCCCGAGGAGCGAGGTCACGACGCCCTTGGCCGTCTGCCGCACGATCGAGCCGCCCACGACCTTCAGGCCCAGGTGGTACTGCTGCAGCCGTTCGTGCCGGTGGCCGGGCAGGAGCAGGTCGTCCTTGGCCGACGCCACCTCCAGGGCACCGTCGCGCTCCATCCTCCGGACGTCGTCCACGGTCTGCCGGAGGTCGCCCGGCGTCGCTTCCGTGGCGCGCAGCGTCGTGACGCGATCGCGGGCCTGGGCTCGGGGCGCAGCGGGGCGATCGAGGGCCATCCAGACGACGGCGCCGGCGACGAGGGCGGACGTCCAGTGGCGGAATCGGGGCTGGGGCACGCGGAGACCTCCTGTCTGACAGTCCAATAGACGGACGTCCCGGCGCGATTTTGGCGCGATGGCCGGGCGGAGCCCTCCGTGGACGGGAGCCGCGGGATTGGCCCCCGGATCCCCCGTCGCGGCGAGCCCCGCGCACGGTCCGGGCCCGGCGTGCCGCGGACCGGCTACTTGCGGGCGCGAATCGTCACGGCGTAGGCGTTCTCGGCGTTCAGGTTGATCAGGGCGACGAAGGCCCGGCCCTCGCGGGTGCGTCCGACCGTGCCGGACTGCGAGCAGGCCGTGACCTCGTAGCCCGGGGGCAGCAGCACGGTGTTGCGCAGGCCCTTCAGCGTGCGCGTGAACACCAGCTCGCCGCCGGCGGCCGAGTACGAGCCGTCCTTCACCGTGCCCGTGACCTTGAGGTGGGCGCTCTGGCGATCGTTGGCAATCGGCACGGCGAGCGCGGCCGTGGTCGCGCCGCCGGCGGTCTTCGTCGCCAGCGGCCGGGCGGTGTCGAGGTCGACGACCGACAGCTGCTGCAGCGGCAGATACGTCAGGGCGTCGATCGTGGCCGCCGCGCCCTTCCGGTGGTCGCTGTAGGTCTGCTCCACGCGGAACGCGCCGGTCGCCGGGTCGCCCAGGTCGTAGAGCGTCTTGATGTCGTCGAAGAACATGTCCTCGTACGGCGTGGGCCGGTAGACGGCCCTGGTCGGTGTCGCGTGGATGGTGACGGGGTTGCTCTGGCCGCTCGGGTTGGCGAAGGCCAGCTTCACGCGGCCGTCCGGCAGGGTCGACAGCTGCGCGGCCACGTCGGACGACACGAGGCTGAACCCGCGCGGGAGAATCACGCCCAGGCGGTAGCCGGCGAGGCTGCGCACCCAGACCACGTCCGTGCCGTTCATCATGTACGTCCGCGGATCCTTGTAGGTCTTGTAGATCAGCACGCGCCCGATGCCGCCCTCCGGCACCGTCATCGGCAGGCGGGCGTGGATGGCGTGGTCGCCGTTGGCCTGCTCTACATACGTGAACGGGAGCGGCTCGCCGGTGCGGGGGTCGTACACCTCCACGCCCGACCCCTCGCTGCCGCCGCGCGTGGCGTTCACGAGCTCGGTGGAGCCGGGGCCCGTCTCGGGCAGGAACATGATCCGGAACGACTCGCTGCCGGGCTCGAGGATTTCATACTGCGTGTAGGCGTCCTGCGTGAAGAGCCGGGTCACCGGCCGCGCCGGCCGCAGCGAGCCGTCTGGATTCGTCCCGCCCTACTGGATGCCGCCCTGCCGCGCAGCCTCTTGTGCGGCGCTGCCGATCGCGAGGAGCGAGGCGAGGGCCGCGCCGACCAGGCCCGTGCGTGCGAGTCCTGCTGACGTCATGCCGCGGAGTATACGTCCGGGCCCGAGGCCTCGCGGGAAGCGGAGCGGTCTCTCACCACCCGGAGCGGGTCGCGGACGAGCCGGAGGCGGTCGACCGGCGACGTCTTCACACGAGGGCCGCTGGTGCGCACACTAGGGAGATGGATCCCCTGGGAGGGTTGCTCCTGGTCGGCGTCGCGGCCCTGGCCGGATGGTGGTGGTTCGGCGGCAGTGGCGCCCCGCCCGCGGAAACACGGCTCCAGCGGATCTGCCTGGGCGACGCCGCGCAGGCCGAGCGGCTCATCGGCGCCGAGATGGATCGCGCCCCCGGCATCACGCGGGCCGAGGCCGCCACGCGAGCCGTGAGCCGCTACGAGCGCGACAACCGCTGACCGACGTCAGAGGCCGTAGCGGGCGGCGTCCCACGCGAGCCCCAACTCGGTGGGCGGCGCCATGTAGCCGGCCAGCGCGGAGGCGGCCACCACCGACGGGCTCGCCAGGTAGCCCTCGCCGCCGAGGCCCATCCGGTTCTGCCAGTTACGGTTGAAGGTGGTGATGGCGCGCTGCCCCTTCCCGAGCGCGTCCGGCCCCTGGCCGAAGCACGGCCCGCACCACGACTGGCGGATCTCGCCGCCGACGCTCCGGAACACGTCCGCGATGGACTCCCCGTCCAGCCGCGGATCGGGACGCTCGATGGCATGCGCCACCCCGATCGACCCGGGGAACACGACGAACTCCGTGGCGGCTTTCGTGAGTCCCTTGTCGCGGGCCGCCACGAGCACGAGCGCGCCGGACAGGAGGTCGTCGTAGCTGCCGTTGGTGCACGACCCGATCAGGGCCTTGTCGAACGTGAGGCGCTCCTTCGCGACGTCGGCGGCGTGGAAGGCGTTGCCGGGCGAGAACGGCTTGGCGATCATGGGCGCCACCTCGCCCAGCGCCAGCTCCTCGTCGATCTCGAAGACCGCGTCGGCCCCGCACGCGATCGGCGGGTACGGAAGCTCCGCCATGCCCTTGGCGCGGAACCACGCGGAGGTCGTCTCGTCCGGCGCGAAGATGCCGTTCAGGGCCTCGGCCTCGGCCATCATGTTCGCGATGGTGTTGCGATAGGGCATCGGCAGCTGCCGGTCCACGTCGGCCAGCTCCACCGACATGCCCTGCGACTGCGCCGCGCCCCAGCGGCGGAGCAGCTCCAGCACGATGTCCTTGCCCGTCACCCACGGGTTCAGCCGCCCGGTGAAGCGCACGCGGCGCTGCTTGGCCATCGTGAAGTAGACGTATCCGGTGGACCAGCCGAAGCCGAGCGTGGTGGAGCCGACACCCAGGCCCACCGCCCCGTAGGCGCCGTACGCCCGGCTGTGGGAATCGGCGCCGGGGATGAACTGGCCCGGCACCACCAGGCCCTGCTCCGGGAAGTAGAAGTGGAAGATGCCGTCGCCGGGGCTGGCGTAGTACGGCTTCTCCATGCCGTGGAAGGCCGCGAACTGGCGGCCGATGGCCGTCTGCTTGTCGTCGTCGTCACGGCCGGTGAAGACGAAGTGGTCGTTGGCCACCGCCGCCTGCCGCGGGTAGATGGCCTGCCCGCCCGTGATCTGGTTGAACGTGTGGATGGCGAAGGGCGCCGTGCCATCCGACGCCGGGAGCAGGTCCGCCCACACGCGCAGGGTCGCGCCCGGCTCCACCCTGGCGTCCCGATCCACGCGGTGCGCCCACACGATCTGCTGCGTCGTCGACAGGCGCCGCGCCGTCGCCTCGTCAGGCCACTCGACGGCGACCGGGCGCGCGCATGCGTCCCGGAACTCGCGCCGCCCCACGGCGAAGATGCCGCCGCTCTGCCGGATCTCGTCTTCCTTGGCGCTGAGCGGCACGGGCGTGTAGGTCGTGCCCCGCGTGACGTTCTTCAGGAGGCGGCTCGACGGATCGAAGCTGAACTCGTCGCCGTCGCTGGCGTCCGCCACCGCCTCGGGGCTCTGCACCACGTGCAGGCCCAGGTTGAAGCTGTTCCGCCGGAAGATGTCGCCCATGTTGTGGCCGCAGACGATCACCATCTGCAGGCCGACCTCTTCGGCGATGGCCTTGAGGCCCGCCGGGCTCATCTCGCGGGAGCTGCCGATGGCGAACCGGTCGCCCGCGACGACGAACGTCTCGCCGGCGTGGACGCGCGCGCGGAAGTCCGGCAGGAGGTAGCGGAACGACCCCGCCTTCCATCGCTCGTCCAGCGTGTCCAGCGACTCGGAGACGCAGTCGGCGGCCGGCGTGATCTGGTCGGTGTCGATCGCGTCGAGCTTCTTCGCCCCCGGCGCCCTCGGATCCCAGATGACGAGCGCGCGGCCCGTGATGAGGGGGGCGGCGCCGTGGCCCGCGAGATCGGAGGGACGCGGGCCTGGCAGGGTCTCGAGCGACTGGGCGGGACGGAAGCGGACGGGCGCGGCGATCTGGGGCACGTTCAGATAATATGTCGCGCCAGTCGACGCGCCTCGGACCCACCGCACTGCTCCGGCCTCGGCCATGGCCTCACCGCTCGCCGCGTTCATCAGCCACGCCTCGCAGGACCGGGCGATCGCCGAGCGCATCGAATCGGCGCTCGGCCGCGCACGGGTCTGGCTCGACCGCTCGGACATCCGGCTCGGCGCCCTGCTGGGCCGGGAGCTGCTCGCGAACATCCGCCGGAGCCGCTCGCT from Vicinamibacterales bacterium harbors:
- a CDS encoding aconitase family protein — encoded protein: MPQIAAPVRFRPAQSLETLPGPRPSDLAGHGAAPLITGRALVIWDPRAPGAKKLDAIDTDQITPAADCVSESLDTLDERWKAGSFRYLLPDFRARVHAGETFVVAGDRFAIGSSREMSPAGLKAIAEEVGLQMVIVCGHNMGDIFRRNSFNLGLHVVQSPEAVADASDGDEFSFDPSSRLLKNVTRGTTYTPVPLSAKEDEIRQSGGIFAVGRREFRDACARPVAVEWPDEATARRLSTTQQIVWAHRVDRDARVEPGATLRVWADLLPASDGTAPFAIHTFNQITGGQAIYPRQAAVANDHFVFTGRDDDDKQTAIGRQFAAFHGMEKPYYASPGDGIFHFYFPEQGLVVPGQFIPGADSHSRAYGAYGAVGLGVGSTTLGFGWSTGYVYFTMAKQRRVRFTGRLNPWVTGKDIVLELLRRWGAAQSQGMSVELADVDRQLPMPYRNTIANMMAEAEALNGIFAPDETTSAWFRAKGMAELPYPPIACGADAVFEIDEELALGEVAPMIAKPFSPGNAFHAADVAKERLTFDKALIGSCTNGSYDDLLSGALVLVAARDKGLTKAATEFVVFPGSIGVAHAIERPDPRLDGESIADVFRSVGGEIRQSWCGPCFGQGPDALGKGQRAITTFNRNWQNRMGLGGEGYLASPSVVAASALAGYMAPPTELGLAWDAARYGL
- a CDS encoding M4 family metallopeptidase; amino-acid sequence: MPQPRFRHWTSALVAGAVVWMALDRPAAPRAQARDRVTTLRATEATPGDLRQTVDDVRRMERDGALEVASAKDDLLLPGHRHERLQQYHLGLKVVGGSIVRQTAKGVVTSLLGQVYDTAGVTSARAARSRDAVATQIRDGGESLLGDPVLVFLGLEDGSVALAYEVHARRSAFDARTVYIDAATGAERRSLPLVKDQGAVGEGLGVLGDRKKVASRLVGGAYYAEDLLRPPQLWTIDFRSNRARLDEVADGDPVVQSDLASDSDNVWTDPVAVDAHVYLGWTYDFIFKRLGARGLDNGDAPMFGTVNVYSPQQCVTPLPANEFGILCVNAFWLGPPFGPGGHGMMVFGNGIPSNFFLTATGQTVGPLAGALDVVAHELTHGVTDYTSGLEYQGESGALNESFSDMMGVAAEFYFQPRGANLMQADYLIAEDAFKALRPGARSGLRSIQSPTQFGDPDHYSLRYAGPLDNGGVHVNSGIPNHAFYLAIEGGANRVSGLSVTGVGAANREQIERVFFRAFTQMLPVRATFSQARAATIQSARDLYPSTASVERAVTDAWTAVGVQ